A region of uncultured Carboxylicivirga sp. DNA encodes the following proteins:
- a CDS encoding TonB-dependent receptor, translating into MLFLSVCFSMASINDVLASSGEIEKDVMQQDTKTIIGTITDDQGEPIPGASISIKGTTIGTISDIDGNFSLPGVSNEDILVVSFIGMDTQEIPVKGQSRFDIALTSDMVGLDEVVVVGFGEQKKISVVGAQSTIKTAELQQPTANITTMLAGRVSGLTGVQRSGLPGHDNADIWIRGISTFDHAGPLILVDGVERSLSEIDPIDIESFSILKDAAATAVYGVRGANGVILVETKKGKVGKPKIMVDYFEGLTSFTKMPDLVDGVTFMGLANEASMTRGGQQIYSDEYIERTATNYDPLLYPNVNWMDEVFNDFGRNRKGTVNLSGGSQSAQYYVSLGYYDETGLFVTDGLESYDSDTRYRRYNVTSNLSVEITKSTKVNLGIRGSLSDGTYPSQGVSTIFASAMEVSPVEYPVLYPGGYVPGRSANGDLRNPYADVAKRGYKDEIRNQINSNLRITQDLSALTKGLTWTGMFSFDANNSHDISRSKREDTYFVNQNTPYTRDGELLLVKTYNGNNYLGYDRANGGDRRFYLETAFNYNRDFEKHSVGGMFLFNRTDRVDAFAGDFTGSIPYRNQGVAARLTYGYDNRYFIEANAGYNGSENFSPDNRYGFFPSMAVGWVVSNENFFQPLKGVVDYLKFRYSDGEVGASSGAGRFAYLSRVEDGVDGFDYGESSVSNPGGIAETYYSVNVTWVTSRKQDLGVELNAFNSSVRLIFDLFKESTEGAFRQLSTIPNYVGLTTDPWGNIGKTENKGFDGSLEYNKQFNNDFSMSFRGTFSYNKSKIIEDGRPEQVYPWMNHRGDPLNSSYGLVAERLYTLADDVNGDDMITYEEDGIPTSGFGPVQPGDIKYADLNGDNVIDSYDVKRIGNGDVPPLTYGFGITARYKNFDLSMFFQGQQGATMLMSGQSIQPFIGDGGRGNLYSVVTDRWTNENDDPNALYPRLSYGASNVGQVSNTQASTWWQRDVDFVRLKTAEIGYTLPNSLTSKLSIDNVRVYMRGTNLLTFSDFDLWDPELTNSRNGSAYPTTKVVSLGVNVSF; encoded by the coding sequence ATGTTGTTTTTAAGCGTATGCTTCTCAATGGCATCTATTAATGATGTATTAGCATCCTCAGGTGAAATTGAGAAAGATGTTATGCAACAAGATACCAAAACTATAATTGGTACAATTACCGATGATCAGGGAGAACCAATTCCCGGGGCATCAATTTCAATTAAGGGAACAACAATTGGAACCATCTCAGATATTGATGGTAACTTTTCACTACCAGGTGTTTCAAATGAAGACATTCTGGTTGTTTCATTCATAGGGATGGATACGCAGGAAATTCCTGTGAAAGGCCAAAGTCGTTTCGATATAGCACTAACTTCTGATATGGTAGGTTTAGATGAGGTAGTTGTTGTTGGTTTTGGTGAACAAAAGAAAATTAGTGTGGTGGGTGCGCAATCGACCATTAAGACTGCTGAATTACAGCAGCCAACGGCTAATATAACTACCATGTTGGCAGGCCGTGTTTCGGGTTTAACAGGTGTACAACGTTCAGGGTTACCAGGTCATGATAATGCTGATATTTGGATTAGGGGTATCAGTACTTTTGATCATGCCGGACCATTAATCTTAGTTGACGGTGTTGAACGTTCGTTAAGTGAAATTGATCCGATTGATATTGAATCATTTTCCATTTTAAAAGATGCTGCAGCAACTGCTGTTTATGGTGTTCGTGGCGCGAATGGTGTAATTTTGGTAGAAACGAAGAAAGGTAAAGTTGGTAAACCTAAAATTATGGTTGACTATTTTGAGGGTTTGACAAGTTTCACCAAAATGCCAGATTTGGTTGATGGAGTTACATTTATGGGATTAGCCAATGAAGCAAGCATGACACGTGGGGGGCAACAAATTTATTCAGATGAATACATTGAGCGTACGGCAACTAATTATGATCCTTTATTATATCCAAATGTAAATTGGATGGATGAAGTATTTAATGATTTTGGACGAAACAGAAAAGGTACTGTTAATTTATCAGGAGGTTCACAATCTGCTCAATATTATGTGTCATTAGGATACTACGATGAAACAGGTTTGTTTGTAACAGATGGTTTGGAAAGTTACGACTCAGACACCAGATATAGAAGATACAATGTAACCAGTAATTTATCTGTAGAAATTACAAAATCAACAAAAGTTAATCTCGGAATCAGAGGTTCTCTTTCTGATGGGACTTATCCTTCTCAAGGTGTTTCAACCATTTTTGCTTCGGCTATGGAAGTGTCTCCAGTTGAATATCCAGTTTTATACCCCGGAGGTTATGTACCTGGAAGAAGTGCAAACGGAGATCTAAGAAATCCATATGCCGATGTTGCCAAACGTGGTTATAAAGATGAAATTAGAAACCAGATTAATTCCAATCTTCGTATTACGCAGGACCTTTCGGCACTAACTAAAGGTTTAACATGGACTGGAATGTTCTCATTTGATGCAAATAACTCACACGATATATCTCGTTCAAAAAGAGAAGATACGTATTTTGTAAATCAAAATACTCCTTATACAAGGGACGGAGAATTATTACTGGTTAAAACATATAACGGAAATAATTATTTAGGTTATGACCGTGCTAACGGTGGAGACAGAAGGTTCTACCTGGAAACAGCCTTTAACTACAACCGCGATTTTGAGAAACACTCTGTTGGTGGTATGTTTTTGTTTAACAGAACAGACAGAGTAGATGCTTTTGCAGGTGATTTTACTGGTTCAATTCCATATAGAAACCAAGGGGTTGCAGCAAGATTAACATACGGATATGACAACCGTTATTTTATTGAAGCTAATGCTGGATATAATGGTTCTGAGAACTTCTCACCAGATAACCGCTATGGTTTCTTCCCTTCAATGGCTGTTGGTTGGGTTGTTTCAAATGAAAACTTCTTTCAACCTTTAAAAGGTGTTGTTGACTATTTGAAATTCAGGTATTCAGATGGTGAAGTTGGAGCTTCTTCAGGAGCAGGTCGTTTTGCATATTTAAGTAGAGTAGAAGATGGAGTAGATGGATTTGACTATGGTGAATCCAGTGTTTCAAATCCTGGAGGTATCGCAGAAACATATTATAGCGTAAATGTTACCTGGGTAACATCGCGCAAGCAGGATTTAGGTGTTGAATTAAATGCTTTTAACAGCAGTGTAAGATTGATCTTCGACTTATTTAAAGAAAGTACAGAAGGTGCTTTCCGCCAATTAAGTACTATACCTAATTACGTTGGATTAACTACAGATCCTTGGGGAAATATTGGAAAAACTGAAAATAAAGGTTTTGACGGTTCATTAGAGTACAACAAACAGTTCAATAATGATTTCAGCATGTCATTCCGCGGTACATTCTCTTATAACAAGAGTAAAATTATTGAGGATGGCAGACCTGAACAAGTATATCCTTGGATGAATCATAGAGGTGATCCATTAAACTCAAGCTATGGTTTAGTTGCAGAGAGATTATATACATTGGCTGATGATGTTAATGGTGATGATATGATTACCTACGAGGAAGATGGTATTCCAACATCAGGATTTGGTCCTGTACAACCTGGTGATATCAAATATGCTGACTTGAATGGTGATAATGTTATTGATTCATACGATGTTAAAAGAATTGGTAATGGTGATGTTCCTCCTTTAACTTATGGATTTGGTATTACTGCCCGTTATAAGAATTTTGATTTGAGTATGTTCTTCCAGGGACAACAGGGAGCTACAATGTTAATGAGTGGTCAAAGTATTCAACCATTTATTGGTGACGGAGGAAGAGGAAACTTATATTCTGTTGTAACTGATCGTTGGACGAATGAAAACGATGATCCAAATGCACTGTATCCTCGTTTGTCATATGGAGCTTCAAATGTTGGTCAGGTTAGTAACACACAGGCTAGCACGTGGTGGCAACGTGATGTTGATTTTGTTCGATTGAAAACAGCCGAAATAGGATATACTTTGCCAAACAGTTTGACATCAAAATTAAGCATTGACAATGTACGTGTTTATATGAGGGGAACAAACCTATTGACTTTCTCAGATTTCGACTTATGGGATCCTGAACTGACTAACTCTAGAAATGGTAGTGCTTATCCAACTACTAAGGTTGTTTCTCTTGGTGTTAATGTTAGTTTCTAA
- a CDS encoding RagB/SusD family nutrient uptake outer membrane protein gives MKKLLILFIGIALFSCNDDYLDQVPDDRLTFEETFSKLNTLEKYLANVYSVIPNEYGQRYTVQNSGPWLCASDNAEYVWSFHLGNSFNTGSWDPTTGYVSTLWSNFYRGIRKSTTFINNIDLCKEISPALKSQYIAEARVLRAYFYYNLMRLYGPVLLMGDETIAPDDELSALDLERRPIGEVVDYITAELDLGAEGLKGVNFKGTNAGRMSRPFALAIKEKVLLFAASPLYNGNTNMEGLKTSDGIDLVPQTYDVNLWKEAADVAKSFIDEYVPGTFSLYKENNASGEFDPYLSCRNVMTVQWNEEMIYERPRGTNYYFYDVTPYHNGENGEVKGAGGLSATQSMVDAYFTSNGRSIDDPASGYRESGFSNFQAPYDFEERSTFNQWTNREPRFYVGITYNGSLWLNRDHGNIITKTWYGGNSGRQVGGNDYPPTGYVVRKKMITGNRNATSVAIPVIRLAEIYLDYIEALNEYDSGNPDILLYLNKIRERAGIPEYGEGDLEIPSTQEAMRIAIRKERRVELAFESVRYFDARRWLTAEEKFGGPMYGMDINATSEADFYNRVVFENRVFDTKHYLWPIPQDEIDANPNILQNPGW, from the coding sequence ATGAAGAAACTATTAATATTATTTATAGGAATTGCACTCTTTTCCTGTAACGACGATTATTTAGATCAGGTACCCGATGATCGATTAACTTTTGAAGAAACATTCTCAAAGTTAAATACACTTGAGAAATATCTGGCCAATGTTTATTCTGTAATTCCTAATGAGTACGGACAACGTTATACAGTCCAAAATTCCGGACCATGGTTATGTGCTTCTGATAATGCCGAGTATGTTTGGTCATTTCATTTAGGAAACTCTTTCAATACCGGCAGTTGGGATCCTACTACCGGATATGTAAGTACTTTATGGTCTAACTTCTACAGAGGTATTAGAAAATCAACCACTTTTATCAATAATATTGATCTTTGCAAGGAAATAAGTCCAGCTTTAAAGTCACAGTATATTGCTGAGGCAAGAGTCTTAAGAGCTTATTTTTATTATAATTTGATGCGTCTTTACGGTCCTGTTTTACTGATGGGAGACGAAACAATTGCACCGGATGATGAATTGTCAGCATTAGATCTTGAAAGACGTCCAATTGGAGAAGTTGTTGACTATATTACCGCAGAGTTGGATCTGGGAGCTGAAGGTTTGAAAGGTGTTAATTTTAAAGGTACAAATGCCGGACGCATGAGTCGTCCTTTTGCATTGGCTATAAAAGAAAAAGTACTCTTGTTTGCTGCCAGTCCATTGTATAATGGTAACACTAATATGGAAGGTCTAAAGACTTCAGATGGAATAGATTTAGTTCCTCAAACATATGATGTTAATTTATGGAAAGAGGCTGCTGATGTAGCGAAGAGCTTTATTGATGAATATGTTCCGGGAACATTTTCACTATATAAAGAAAACAATGCCAGTGGTGAATTTGACCCTTATCTTTCTTGCCGTAATGTAATGACTGTACAGTGGAATGAAGAAATGATTTATGAGCGCCCAAGAGGTACCAACTATTATTTCTATGATGTTACACCTTATCACAACGGGGAAAATGGTGAAGTAAAAGGAGCAGGTGGTTTAAGTGCTACTCAAAGTATGGTTGATGCTTATTTTACAAGTAATGGCCGTAGTATTGATGATCCTGCATCTGGATATAGAGAAAGCGGATTTTCCAATTTTCAGGCACCATACGATTTTGAGGAACGTTCAACGTTTAATCAATGGACAAACAGAGAACCTAGGTTTTATGTTGGTATTACCTATAACGGAAGTTTGTGGTTAAACCGCGATCATGGAAATATTATTACTAAAACGTGGTATGGTGGTAATTCAGGACGTCAAGTTGGTGGTAACGATTATCCTCCTACAGGTTATGTAGTAAGAAAGAAGATGATAACAGGAAACAGAAATGCAACAAGTGTTGCGATTCCTGTAATTCGTTTGGCTGAAATCTACTTAGATTACATAGAGGCGTTAAATGAATATGATTCGGGTAACCCAGATATTTTATTGTATTTGAATAAAATAAGAGAACGTGCAGGTATTCCTGAATATGGAGAAGGAGACCTTGAGATTCCTTCAACACAGGAAGCTATGAGAATTGCAATTCGCAAAGAACGCAGAGTTGAGTTAGCATTCGAATCTGTTCGTTATTTCGATGCCAGAAGATGGTTAACAGCTGAAGAAAAATTTGGTGGACCTATGTATGGAATGGATATCAATGCTACCTCTGAAGCTGATTTCTATAATAGAGTAGTATTTGAAAACAGAGTTTTCGATACTAAACACTATTTGTGGCCAATTCCTCAAGATGAAATTGATGCGAATCCAAATATTCTTCAGAATCCTGGATGGTAA
- a CDS encoding discoidin domain-containing protein encodes MKRYSLKLVWIFLIAGFISSCGDEDSSIVTDRPDSVIDTDLNYDYAPERFLTQQWNGQEQPLYREYFDSNVGIYYDENVDREITWTRSFTSQVWGYARDRYELGSNLVYAVFHSTEVTPFVGNIYDESTTNKYLFDITLHEGDASDSDKDLIIEMISEIVQKSAFGVNTSPASDLWQAKWKEIFMYDVYTVLNMDEDAQRIKDTYLDLAVTYPSADTYWFKNWFLSIYETYEGGITLGKFFETVSINFPLDDLGISYDHQLNMGEFVHFFSAATGDDIQALAETAFGWNDEWNTELLQARSDFPNVDYPFEPTSEIVDLTGFATITVSDENPGGPTAGEGSQKLIDDNIGTKFLIFNYHTGFWVQQNFTDGQVVNRYTITSANDASGRDPKTWTLEGSNDGIGWTQLDSRSNQVFGSRYQTNEYIIDNDVAYKYYRMNITENNGDGLFQCAEWRLKVLRLIQQ; translated from the coding sequence ATGAAAAGATATTCTTTAAAACTGGTTTGGATATTCTTGATTGCAGGATTCATTTCGTCCTGCGGTGACGAAGATTCATCTATTGTTACTGATAGGCCAGATTCGGTTATAGATACAGACCTTAATTATGATTATGCACCAGAAAGGTTTCTTACCCAGCAATGGAATGGTCAGGAACAACCTTTGTATCGCGAATATTTTGATTCGAATGTAGGAATCTATTATGATGAAAATGTTGATCGCGAAATAACCTGGACAAGAAGTTTTACCAGTCAGGTATGGGGTTATGCAAGAGACAGATATGAATTAGGATCCAACCTTGTTTATGCTGTATTTCATAGTACGGAAGTTACTCCATTTGTTGGTAATATTTATGATGAGTCAACCACCAATAAATATTTGTTTGACATAACACTTCATGAAGGAGATGCCAGTGATTCAGATAAGGATCTAATCATTGAAATGATTAGCGAAATAGTACAAAAATCTGCATTTGGTGTTAATACTTCACCTGCTTCAGACCTTTGGCAAGCTAAATGGAAAGAAATATTCATGTACGATGTTTACACCGTTTTGAATATGGATGAAGATGCACAAAGAATTAAAGATACTTATCTTGATTTAGCTGTAACTTATCCTTCGGCAGATACTTATTGGTTTAAAAACTGGTTTTTATCTATTTACGAAACATATGAGGGAGGTATTACTCTTGGAAAATTCTTTGAAACTGTATCTATCAATTTTCCATTAGATGATCTTGGAATTAGCTATGATCATCAACTAAATATGGGAGAATTTGTACACTTCTTCTCTGCTGCAACAGGTGATGATATTCAGGCTTTGGCAGAAACCGCTTTTGGCTGGAATGATGAATGGAATACCGAGTTGCTTCAGGCAAGATCAGATTTTCCAAATGTGGATTATCCATTTGAACCAACATCTGAAATTGTTGACCTAACAGGCTTTGCCACAATTACAGTTAGTGATGAAAATCCTGGTGGTCCAACTGCTGGTGAAGGTTCTCAAAAACTAATCGATGATAATATAGGTACTAAGTTCTTAATATTTAATTATCATACTGGTTTTTGGGTACAACAGAATTTTACTGATGGACAAGTTGTTAATCGTTATACCATTACATCTGCAAATGATGCTTCAGGAAGGGATCCAAAAACATGGACACTGGAAGGTTCAAATGATGGCATTGGTTGGACACAATTGGATTCACGTTCTAACCAGGTGTTCGGTTCCAGATACCAAACTAATGAGTATATAATCGATAATGATGTAGCTTATAAATATTATCGAATGAATATTACTGAGAATAATGGTGATGGATTATTCCAATGTGCTGAATGGAGATTGAAGGTTTTAAGATTGATTCAGCAATAA